One region of Hymenobacter sediminicola genomic DNA includes:
- a CDS encoding efflux RND transporter permease subunit has product MNKFIQGIIAFSLKNRGFVFLMTLAVIVAGVISYRNTPIEAFPDVTNTEITIITQWPGRSAEEIEKFVTAPIEISLNPVQKKTSIRSTTLFGLSVVKVIFDDGVDDAFARVQVNNLLSQADLPEGAEPDVQPPYGPTGEIFRYTLQSKDKTTRELKTIQDWVVERNLKAVPGVADVNSFGGEVKSYEISVNPGKLQTFNITPLDLYNTIQRSNINVGGDVINQGQQNYVVRGIGLLNNISDINNTVIKNVNGAPILVKDVAQVQESALPRLGRVGRGLNDDVLEGIVVMRKGENPSEVIARLKDKVTLLNEKILPAGVQIHTFYDRQQLIDFSTETVIHNLLEGIVLVTVIVFVFMADWRTTVIVSVIIPLALLFAFICLRLKGMSANLLSMGAIDFGIIIDGAVVMVEGLFVALDHKAHKMGMEKFNKLAKSGLIKKTGRDMGKAIFFSKAIIITALLPIFSFEKVEGKVFSPLAWTLGFALLGALIFTLTLVPVLTSILLKKNVVEKDNFFVRGINKGAQRFFAFTYARKTASLLVATVAVVVGMGSFHFLGSEFLPELNEGSIYVRAQLPLSISLEESNKLCNEMRRVFLSFPEVGDVVSQTGRPNDGTDPTGFYNNEFLVQLKHTPEVQAEMKHKDKREALIAGMKEKLNRFPGVDFNFSQPITDNVEEAASGVKGSIAVKIYGNDLKLMEEKGRQVYGVLKHIKGIDDLGVLRNIGQPELHVELDERRMASYGVSKSDANAVLEMAVGGKQASQMYEGERKFPIRVRYQKQFRESNREIAVLMVPTQNGKSVPLSEITDIQDVTGPSLIYRDDNQRFSAVKFSIRGRDMGSTIEEAQREVNKVVSLPKGYSMKWTGDFENQRRATERLTQVVPVSLALIFFILFMLFGNLKDAGLVLLNVPFAIIGGIAALLITHTNFSISAGIGFIALFGICIQNGVILISVFKQNMVLKLSLDFSISDGVTSRVRPVVMTALMATIGLMPAAMSTGIGSETSKPLAIVVIGGLITGTILTLFIFPLIFERAYRAEHSKYGPQPELSPEYHELSVA; this is encoded by the coding sequence ATGAACAAATTCATCCAGGGCATTATTGCCTTTTCGCTTAAAAACCGGGGTTTCGTATTTCTGATGACGCTGGCCGTCATCGTGGCCGGAGTGATAAGCTACCGCAACACGCCAATTGAGGCGTTTCCGGACGTAACCAACACCGAAATTACCATCATCACGCAGTGGCCCGGCCGCTCGGCCGAGGAGATTGAGAAGTTCGTAACGGCCCCGATTGAAATTTCGCTCAATCCGGTGCAGAAGAAAACCAGCATCCGCTCCACTACCCTTTTCGGGTTGTCGGTGGTGAAGGTGATTTTCGATGATGGCGTAGACGATGCTTTTGCCCGCGTGCAAGTCAACAACCTGCTCAGCCAGGCCGATTTGCCCGAAGGCGCCGAACCCGACGTGCAGCCCCCCTACGGCCCCACCGGCGAAATCTTCCGCTATACCCTCCAGAGCAAGGATAAAACCACGCGCGAGCTGAAAACCATTCAGGACTGGGTGGTGGAGCGCAATCTGAAAGCCGTGCCCGGCGTGGCCGACGTGAACAGCTTCGGCGGCGAGGTAAAATCCTACGAAATCAGTGTGAACCCCGGCAAGCTCCAGACCTTCAACATCACGCCCCTCGACCTCTACAACACCATTCAGCGCTCCAACATCAACGTGGGCGGCGACGTGATAAACCAGGGCCAGCAGAACTACGTGGTGCGCGGCATCGGGCTGCTCAACAACATTTCCGACATCAATAACACGGTCATCAAGAACGTGAATGGGGCCCCCATTCTGGTGAAAGATGTGGCGCAGGTGCAGGAATCGGCATTGCCCCGGCTGGGCAGGGTCGGCCGCGGCCTCAACGACGACGTGCTGGAAGGCATTGTGGTGATGCGCAAAGGCGAAAACCCGTCGGAAGTTATTGCCCGCCTCAAGGACAAAGTGACGCTGCTCAACGAGAAAATTCTGCCCGCTGGCGTGCAGATCCACACTTTCTACGACCGGCAGCAGCTCATCGATTTCAGCACCGAAACCGTGATTCACAACTTGCTGGAAGGCATTGTGCTCGTAACGGTTATCGTGTTCGTGTTCATGGCCGACTGGCGCACCACGGTTATCGTGTCGGTGATTATTCCGCTGGCTTTGCTGTTCGCCTTTATCTGCTTGCGGCTGAAGGGCATGAGCGCCAACCTGCTCAGCATGGGCGCCATCGACTTCGGTATCATCATCGACGGAGCGGTGGTGATGGTGGAAGGACTGTTCGTAGCCCTCGACCACAAGGCCCACAAGATGGGCATGGAGAAGTTCAACAAGCTTGCGAAGTCGGGCCTGATCAAGAAAACCGGCCGCGACATGGGCAAGGCTATTTTCTTCTCCAAGGCCATTATTATCACGGCGTTGCTGCCCATCTTCTCGTTCGAGAAAGTAGAAGGCAAGGTGTTTTCGCCGCTGGCTTGGACGTTGGGCTTCGCTCTGCTCGGTGCGCTCATCTTCACGCTTACGCTGGTGCCGGTACTTACTAGCATCTTGCTGAAGAAGAACGTGGTAGAGAAAGACAACTTCTTTGTACGCGGCATCAACAAAGGCGCGCAGCGATTCTTCGCCTTCACTTACGCCCGCAAAACTGCCAGTTTGCTGGTGGCCACAGTGGCCGTGGTGGTGGGCATGGGTTCTTTCCACTTTCTAGGCTCCGAGTTTTTGCCTGAACTAAACGAAGGTTCCATTTATGTGCGGGCGCAGTTGCCGCTGAGCATCTCGCTGGAAGAAAGCAACAAGCTTTGCAACGAGATGCGTCGCGTGTTCCTGAGTTTCCCCGAAGTGGGCGACGTGGTGAGCCAAACCGGCCGCCCCAACGACGGCACCGACCCCACGGGCTTCTACAACAACGAGTTTCTGGTGCAGCTTAAGCACACGCCCGAGGTGCAGGCCGAAATGAAGCACAAAGACAAGCGCGAGGCTCTTATTGCGGGCATGAAGGAAAAGCTCAACCGCTTTCCCGGCGTGGATTTCAACTTCTCGCAGCCCATTACCGACAACGTGGAGGAAGCCGCCTCCGGCGTGAAAGGCTCCATTGCGGTGAAAATCTACGGCAACGACCTGAAGCTGATGGAAGAGAAAGGCCGCCAGGTATACGGCGTGCTCAAACACATCAAAGGCATCGATGATTTGGGGGTGCTCCGCAACATCGGGCAGCCGGAGCTGCACGTGGAGCTGGACGAACGGCGCATGGCCAGCTACGGCGTAAGCAAGTCCGACGCCAACGCGGTGCTGGAAATGGCCGTGGGTGGCAAGCAGGCCTCGCAGATGTACGAGGGCGAGCGGAAATTCCCCATTCGGGTGCGCTACCAGAAACAGTTCCGCGAGTCGAACCGCGAAATTGCGGTCCTGATGGTGCCCACCCAGAACGGCAAGTCGGTACCGCTCTCGGAAATTACCGATATCCAGGACGTTACGGGCCCCTCGCTCATCTACCGCGACGATAACCAGCGCTTCTCGGCCGTGAAGTTCAGCATCCGGGGCCGCGACATGGGTAGCACCATTGAAGAGGCCCAGCGCGAAGTAAATAAAGTGGTGAGCTTGCCCAAAGGCTACAGCATGAAGTGGACCGGCGACTTCGAAAACCAGCGTCGTGCCACCGAGCGCCTCACGCAGGTGGTACCCGTTTCACTGGCCCTGATTTTCTTTATTCTGTTCATGCTGTTCGGCAACCTGAAAGACGCTGGGCTGGTGCTGCTCAACGTGCCATTTGCCATTATCGGGGGCATTGCGGCGCTGCTAATTACCCACACCAACTTCAGCATTTCGGCCGGTATCGGGTTCATTGCTCTGTTCGGTATCTGCATCCAGAACGGGGTAATTCTGATATCGGTGTTCAAGCAAAACATGGTCCTCAAGCTCAGCCTTGACTTCAGCATCTCCGACGGTGTCACTAGCCGGGTGCGGCCCGTGGTGATGACGGCCCTGATGGCCACTATCGGCCTGATGCCCGCCGCCATGAGCACTGGCATCGGCTCCGAAACCTCCAAGCCGCTGGCCATTGTGGTTATTGGCGGGCTGATTACGGGCACCATCCTAACCCTGTTCATTTTCCCCCTCATTTTCGAGCGGGCCTACCGCGCCGAGCATTCCAAGTATGGCCCGCAACCTGAATTGTCCCCTGAGTACCATGAGTTAAGCGTTGCCTGA
- a CDS encoding transporter, producing MRKTTLLTAAGLLLAGPACTLAQTIDPNVNNTNTPFIRNIRPDRPGQTITTSMLRPGQVQLDIGTQSQLRPAPGATPAFSTGLLRVGFFGLMELRAQQSYLPRTAGSAGTSPEPGNGAAGRAAGFAPLTLGAKMLASSNQDTRSQVSVLAELTLPSTGAASFSDKVYEPAARLLVSQQLGKRFGLEANLGFRQRGFKAADTSRGQYLGTLALNGPLGEQFGFFAETYTTWQRAAGWRPGVSTGLYWRPAPSLRLDVTAGGGPGTTPYAPSGPYIGGGVSVRLPH from the coding sequence ATGCGCAAGACCACTCTGCTGACCGCCGCCGGGCTTTTGCTCGCTGGCCCGGCCTGCACCCTGGCCCAAACCATTGACCCCAACGTCAACAATACCAACACTCCGTTTATTCGCAATATCAGGCCCGACCGGCCCGGCCAAACGATTACTACCAGTATGCTACGGCCTGGCCAAGTGCAACTGGACATTGGCACGCAAAGCCAACTCCGTCCGGCTCCTGGCGCAACGCCAGCCTTTTCTACCGGCCTGCTTCGAGTAGGATTTTTTGGACTAATGGAGCTACGCGCCCAGCAGAGCTATCTGCCACGCACTGCAGGCAGTGCCGGTACTAGCCCGGAACCTGGCAACGGGGCTGCAGGGCGGGCCGCTGGTTTCGCGCCTCTTACGCTGGGGGCCAAAATGCTGGCTTCCTCTAACCAGGATACCCGCTCTCAGGTGTCCGTGCTGGCCGAGTTGACCTTACCCAGCACTGGTGCTGCTTCCTTCTCCGACAAAGTATATGAGCCTGCCGCCCGTCTGCTGGTATCGCAGCAGCTTGGCAAACGGTTTGGCCTGGAAGCCAACCTGGGATTCCGGCAGCGTGGTTTCAAAGCGGCCGATACGAGCCGTGGCCAATACCTGGGTACACTGGCTCTGAATGGCCCGTTGGGTGAGCAGTTCGGCTTCTTCGCCGAAACCTATACCACGTGGCAGCGGGCTGCGGGCTGGCGGCCCGGCGTGAGCACCGGACTATATTGGCGCCCAGCCCCTAGTCTGCGCCTTGATGTGACAGCCGGAGGAGGGCCCGGCACTACCCCCTATGCTCCCAGCGGACCTTATATTGGAGGCGGTGTAAGCGTGCGTCTTCCTCATTAA
- a CDS encoding tetratricopeptide repeat-containing sensor histidine kinase codes for MLSGVSIAQNAQPAVIDSLKRQLAAAPANDTLRVYLLDELCWNLSRSDLPKARSYAEEGIALAQRIGYTRGEARCHQDLGTCLSFVGAADEALQQHFMALRLFRKLGMKKAMGYAYNGIANCHNLRHDFTTAESFYIKALVLAEQRRDSADEALFLSNLADLTWQHNQLGRASRYIRRALSLYTALNNLPGQANSLYTLGNVHLQQEHPDSARASLREALVLYQMLGDEYGISGTYSNLSAVMLKLHQPRQALTNSQLGLRYARRVGSPDRVQNAYQQLSDVYARLGQYQLAYQMQQRFQHLRDSLMTEANTRAMESLQNRYDTHERESRIRLLTQQQRVIGLRAERDEQRVRLLGVVVGGLLLLVVVGSVLYGQLLRGREALAARNQVIADKNTALEQAAYELQALAESKARLYAIIAHDLRGPITAFAGVAQLINFYQRTNDQDSLHHLPAIVHDSAQNLNSLLDNLLNWAASQTGELRCQPERIPVRELLAECYELFQTSAHANQVQLQFEADPNLLLYADRNMVRTILRNLVSNALKFTPANGTVRLHADIDSTDPTQIHLAVTDTGPGLQASQMQQIMHPESAQMRAAGLNRTTQGTGLGLQLCRTFSECHGGSLGMRNSAEGGTEVWVTLPSAGMRTAIEQNSARANQAYTAA; via the coding sequence TTGTTATCTGGAGTTTCAATAGCCCAGAATGCGCAGCCCGCCGTTATTGATAGTCTTAAGCGGCAGCTGGCAGCCGCACCCGCCAATGATACGCTACGCGTGTATCTGCTGGATGAATTATGCTGGAACCTGAGCCGCTCGGATTTGCCCAAGGCCCGCAGCTACGCGGAAGAAGGAATAGCCTTGGCGCAGCGCATTGGGTATACGCGTGGCGAAGCCCGCTGCCATCAGGACTTAGGCACCTGCCTTTCTTTCGTGGGCGCTGCCGATGAGGCATTGCAGCAGCATTTCATGGCGTTGCGCCTGTTTCGTAAACTGGGCATGAAAAAGGCCATGGGCTATGCCTATAATGGTATTGCCAACTGCCACAACCTGCGCCATGACTTCACTACCGCCGAAAGCTTTTACATCAAAGCACTGGTTTTGGCTGAACAGCGGCGCGACTCGGCCGATGAAGCACTCTTTTTGAGCAATCTGGCGGATCTTACCTGGCAGCACAATCAGCTGGGGCGAGCGAGCCGGTACATCCGCCGGGCGTTGTCCCTGTACACGGCGCTTAATAATCTGCCGGGGCAGGCCAATAGCCTTTACACGCTCGGCAATGTGCATCTGCAGCAGGAACACCCTGACTCCGCACGAGCCAGTCTGCGGGAGGCGTTGGTGCTGTACCAGATGTTGGGCGATGAGTATGGTATTTCGGGCACGTATTCCAACCTGTCGGCCGTGATGCTGAAGCTGCACCAGCCGCGCCAGGCACTCACCAACTCGCAGTTGGGCTTACGCTATGCCCGGCGCGTAGGCTCACCCGACCGGGTCCAGAACGCCTATCAGCAGCTTTCTGACGTGTATGCTCGCTTGGGGCAGTACCAATTGGCCTACCAGATGCAGCAGCGCTTTCAGCACCTGCGCGACAGCCTCATGACCGAGGCCAACACCCGCGCAATGGAGTCTCTGCAAAACCGCTACGATACTCATGAGCGCGAAAGCCGAATCCGGCTGCTTACGCAACAACAACGTGTTATTGGGTTGCGCGCCGAACGAGACGAACAGCGGGTCCGGCTGCTGGGTGTAGTGGTGGGCGGGTTGCTGTTGCTAGTGGTGGTGGGCAGCGTACTGTACGGCCAACTGCTGCGAGGGCGCGAAGCGTTGGCCGCCCGTAACCAAGTTATTGCCGATAAAAACACGGCACTGGAGCAGGCAGCATATGAACTACAGGCCCTGGCCGAATCTAAGGCCCGGCTTTACGCCATTATTGCCCACGACCTGCGCGGCCCGATTACGGCTTTTGCCGGGGTAGCACAGTTGATAAACTTTTACCAGCGCACCAACGACCAAGACAGCCTACACCATCTGCCAGCTATCGTGCACGATTCGGCCCAAAACCTGAACAGCCTGCTCGATAACCTCTTGAACTGGGCTGCCAGTCAGACAGGTGAGCTGCGCTGCCAGCCCGAGCGAATACCGGTGCGCGAATTGCTAGCCGAGTGCTACGAACTATTTCAGACCTCGGCACACGCCAACCAGGTACAGTTGCAATTTGAGGCCGACCCGAACTTGCTGCTCTATGCCGACCGTAATATGGTGCGCACCATCCTGCGCAATCTGGTCAGCAACGCCCTCAAGTTTACGCCTGCCAACGGCACCGTCCGCCTACATGCCGATATCGACAGTACCGACCCGACGCAAATTCATCTGGCGGTGACAGATACCGGCCCTGGACTTCAGGCCAGCCAAATGCAGCAGATTATGCATCCAGAATCTGCTCAGATGCGTGCTGCTGGCCTCAACCGCACCACACAGGGCACGGGATTGGGTTTGCAGCTTTGCCGAACTTTTTCAGAGTGCCACGGCGGCTCATTGGGCATGCGCAACAGCGCGGAAGGCGGCACCGAAGTATGGGTAACACTGCCCTCGGCTGGTATGCGAACCGCTATTGAGCAGAACTCCGCACGCGCCAACCAAGCCTATACGGCTGCATAA
- a CDS encoding M20/M25/M40 family metallo-hydrolase: MRKFPLFVLSFSLFSFSLQAQKKPNTVPNTPGVSAATVERVVKTLASDELKGRASGKSGGLKAAQYLSSEFQRMELGMFPGLTSYEQVFPAYESRVAALFVMLNSIPVVKEKVILNSSQPHLNWTDEDEPATRTVVVGPQDKLQPHMRDIMRPRENLVVVLDPVHEKDFKRVAEYLSHGGLRLDKAGNPFSSLVILAPAPADGKVKFRVAGNTTLRTVELRNVVSVLPGKDPAHAHEQVLFSAHYDHIGVLPAVAGDSIANGADDDASGTAAVVALAEYFKKKNDNARTLVFVAFAAEEIGGFGSQYFSRQLTADKVVAMFNIEMIGKPAKFGPNTAFITGFERSDFGKLLQTNLTGTPFRFEPDPYPEQNLFYRSDNATLARLGVPAHSISTDQIPTDKLYHSVDDEVESLDLPNMTAVITAIGRSAAGIVAGQQTPTRIAPESVAPQKP, translated from the coding sequence ATGCGAAAATTCCCCCTCTTCGTTCTGTCTTTCTCTCTTTTCTCCTTTTCCCTGCAGGCGCAGAAAAAGCCAAACACCGTGCCTAATACGCCGGGTGTGTCGGCAGCTACGGTCGAGCGAGTTGTAAAAACATTGGCTTCTGATGAGCTGAAAGGCCGGGCCTCCGGCAAGTCAGGCGGCCTGAAAGCTGCTCAGTATCTGTCCTCTGAATTTCAGCGCATGGAGTTGGGAATGTTTCCTGGCCTAACGAGTTACGAGCAGGTTTTTCCGGCCTATGAGTCGCGGGTAGCTGCTCTGTTTGTGATGCTTAACAGCATTCCGGTGGTGAAGGAGAAAGTCATCCTGAATTCTTCGCAGCCGCATCTGAACTGGACCGATGAAGATGAGCCTGCTACGCGCACTGTGGTGGTAGGGCCGCAGGACAAGCTGCAGCCCCATATGCGGGATATTATGCGGCCTCGTGAAAATCTGGTAGTCGTACTTGACCCAGTGCATGAGAAAGACTTCAAGCGGGTTGCGGAATATCTGAGCCATGGTGGCTTGCGCCTCGATAAGGCGGGCAACCCTTTCTCAAGTCTGGTTATTCTGGCGCCGGCCCCGGCAGATGGCAAAGTGAAATTCCGGGTGGCCGGTAACACCACACTACGGACGGTAGAATTACGTAACGTGGTATCTGTATTGCCAGGAAAAGACCCGGCGCATGCTCACGAACAGGTACTTTTCTCTGCTCACTACGACCACATTGGGGTGCTGCCCGCTGTAGCCGGCGACTCCATTGCCAATGGCGCCGATGACGATGCTAGTGGCACGGCGGCAGTAGTGGCCCTGGCGGAGTATTTCAAGAAAAAAAACGACAATGCACGCACGCTGGTATTCGTAGCATTTGCGGCCGAAGAAATTGGTGGGTTCGGCTCGCAGTACTTTTCCCGCCAGCTGACTGCCGATAAGGTAGTGGCTATGTTCAATATCGAAATGATTGGCAAGCCGGCCAAATTTGGCCCCAATACTGCATTTATTACGGGTTTTGAGCGGTCTGATTTCGGGAAACTGCTCCAGACAAACCTCACCGGTACCCCTTTTCGCTTCGAGCCCGACCCGTATCCCGAGCAGAACCTGTTTTACCGCTCCGATAATGCTACCCTGGCCCGATTGGGTGTGCCCGCCCATAGCATCAGCACCGACCAGATTCCAACCGATAAGCTCTATCACTCAGTTGATGACGAAGTAGAAAGCTTGGACCTGCCTAACATGACGGCCGTAATAACCGCAATTGGCAGGAGCGCGGCTGGTATCGTGGCCGGGCAGCAGACTCCTACTCGCATTGCTCCGGAATCGGTGGCCCCGCAGAAGCCCTGA
- a CDS encoding META domain-containing protein codes for MNSLFRSCLAFSLLISGCQTAVPRLEPDTKASGAATTPDAELRNTRWVLRMLNGQAVAPPTNAEPYLLLRATELNAEGNGSCNRFRGPFELPAAGQLRFGALLSTRMACASPDGNSTESGFMTALTATRTYRVSGDTLRLYGESAAVPAAVLHAVYLR; via the coding sequence ATGAATTCTCTTTTTCGTTCCTGTCTCGCTTTCAGTCTATTGATTTCCGGCTGCCAGACTGCTGTCCCTCGCCTCGAGCCTGATACCAAAGCCTCAGGTGCAGCTACCACTCCCGATGCCGAGTTGCGCAATACCCGGTGGGTGCTACGTATGCTCAACGGCCAAGCAGTTGCACCGCCTACCAACGCCGAGCCGTACCTACTGCTCCGGGCAACTGAACTGAATGCCGAAGGAAACGGCAGCTGCAACCGGTTCCGGGGTCCATTTGAGCTGCCTGCGGCCGGCCAACTCCGCTTTGGGGCCCTGCTTTCCACCCGCATGGCCTGCGCCAGCCCTGACGGCAACTCAACAGAAAGCGGCTTTATGACGGCTCTTACTGCTACCCGGACGTACCGCGTCAGTGGCGACACGCTTAGGCTCTATGGCGAATCGGCTGCCGTGCCAGCAGCGGTACTCCATGCCGTATATCTGCGGTAA